In a single window of the Drosophila subpulchrella strain 33 F10 #4 breed RU33 chromosome X, RU_Dsub_v1.1 Primary Assembly, whole genome shotgun sequence genome:
- the LOC119557635 gene encoding F-box/LRR-repeat protein 4: protein MSLMANGSEPGESSDTDSSPAEAEAEPEAEADDPVEFRIKSKEPAQSDPSEQGYYVEQYVLGVLDYSSQYGIDYSISYTAANLIGRPAKYPEYGDYPETFPMRTYGDWWQRAPSATREIQPQNLSKLPTQDYVVVYFEEFVVPTGVAIFETFNPGAVVRIWSYGLTKKWTCLWDAADGDLERPVFNSRCFRPPLKKTTMVTKTLRVDFNHSQLNYYTAIDAIMLCGRTVDQPRTLLAKRRSEHLHRQLLVHLSPPPEAANPPVDHPNPDGSGGPISCKLRTLKFQPKCDQDGATKLQEFITNDLSQFLKENSLEDGGVGGEAPSSVSLTDLPFEILLRILSYLDLKSLFRVGQVSRTFYDISTHPLLYAEISLKPYWHLANSELLCTLARRATMLRKLDLSWCGVFNTVSPTEFKKFLTQRGDNLTHLRLHSCRFLNGSCIENVGIVCDNLIELSLRNCPTDPPLLNFSCLANLKNLERLDLCQTAFETELLLSMLEGNRKLKHLNLAFCGVSVSMDNVADHLATYNTQLITLDLWKAHFLSARGLQSLASLHQLEEVDLGWCLREASLGDGLLQLLSNCPKLKKLFLSAVRGITERDLIHISQLGANLEQLDLMGIPNITHERIYDILVRCPKLELLDVNFCDNLMDYALLAKWSRRFNVDIKMSHRRELIE from the exons ATGTCCCTGATGGCCAATGGCAGCGAACCTGGCGAGTCCAGCGACACGGACTCGAGCCCAGCCGAGGCGGAGGCGGAGCCAGAGGCCGAGGCGGATGACCCCGTCGAGTTCAGGATCAAGTCCAAGGAGCCGGCGCAGTCCGACCCGTCCGAGCAGGGCTACTATGTGGAGCAGTATGTCCTCGGCGTGCTCGATTACAGCTCGCAGTATGGCATCGACTATAGCATCTCGTATACGGCGGCCAATCTGATTGGCAGGCCAGCCAAGTATCCCGAGTACGGCGACTATCCGGAGACCTTTCCCATG CGCACCTACGGCGACTGGTGGCAGCGCGCTCCGTCGGCCACGCGGGAGATTCAGCCCCAGAATCTGTCCAAGCTGCCGACGCAGGACTATGTTG TTGTGTACTTCGAGGAGTTTGTGGTGCCGACGGGCGTGGCCATCTTTGAGACCTTTAATCCTGGTGCCGTCGTTCGTATCTGGTCCTATGGCCTGACCAAGAAATGGACCTGTTTGTGGGATGCCGCGGATGGCGATCTGGAACGGCCAGTTTTTAACTCGCGTTGCTTTCGTCCGCCGCTGAAAAAGACCACGATGGTGACGAA GACACTGCGCGTCGACTTCAATCACAGCCAACTCAACTACTACACGGCCATTGATGCCATCATGCTGTGCGGTCGCACCGTAGACCAACCGCGCACCCTTCTGGCCAAGCGGCGTTCGGAGCATCTGCACAGGCAGCTGCTCGTCCACTTGTCCCCGCCACCGGAGGCTGCCAATCCCCCCGTCGATCATCCAAACCCCGATGGCAGTGGCGGACCCATTAGTTGCAAGCTGCGCACACTGAAGTTCCAGCCCAAGTGTGATCAAGATGGGGCCACCAAGCTGCAGGAGTTTATCACCAACGATCTGAGCCAGTTTCTCAAGGAGAATAGCCTGGAGGATGGCGGCGTTGGCGGAGAGGCGCCTTCATCAGTCTCCCTCACGGATTTGCCCTTCGAAATCCTTCTGCGCATACTCAGCTACCTGGACCTCAAGTCCCTGTTCCGCGTGGGTCAGGTGTCGCGCACCTTCTACGACATCTCCACGCATCCGCTGCTCTACGCCGAGATCAGCCTGAAGCCCTACTGGCACCTGGCCAACTCCGAGCTGCTCTGCACGCTGGCCCGTCGTGCCACCATGCTGCGCAAGCTGGATCTGTCCTGGTGCGGCGTATTCAACACGGTCTCGCCCACCGAGTTCAAAAA ATTCCTGACCCAACGCGGCGATAATCTTACCCACCTGCGGCTGCACTCCTGTAGATTTCTCAATGGCAGCTGCATTGAGAACGTGGGCATAGTCTGTGATAACCTAATAG AGTTGAGCCTGCGCAACTGCCCCACTGATCCGCCGCTGCTAAACTTCTCCTGTCTGGCCAACCTCAAGAATCTGGAGCGACTCGATCTCTGCCAAACGGCCTTTGAAACGGAACTGCTGCTCAGCATGCTCGAGGGCAATCGCAAATTGAAGCACCTGAATCTTG CATTCTGTGGTGTCTCGGTGAGCATGGACAATGTGGCCGACCATCTGGCCACCTACAACACTCAGCTCATCACTCTGGATCTGTGGAAGGCTCATTTTCTGTCAGCCAGGGGACTGCAGTCGCTGGCGAGCCTGCATCAGTTGGAGGAGGTCGACTTGGGCTGGTG CCTAAGGGAGGCATCGCTGGGGGATGGCCTGCTCCAGCTGCTGTCCAACTGCCCCAAGCTGAAGAAGCTCTTTCTGTCGGCTGTGCGGGGAATCACCGAGCGCGATCTCATTCATATTTCCCAGCTGGGCGCAAATCTGGAGCAACTGGACCTCATGGGCATTCCAAACATCACGCATGAACGTATTTATGA CATTCTGGTTCGCTGTCCCAAGCTTGAATTGCTCGACGTGAATTTCTGCGATAATTTGATGGAT TACGCATTGCTGGCGAAATGGTCGCGTCGTTTTAACGTGGACATCAAGATGAGTCATCGTCGTGAATTGATTGAATAG